A single window of Clostridia bacterium DNA harbors:
- a CDS encoding class I SAM-dependent methyltransferase — MPIDDQRDERFQGSEISRARREFNLIAPVYDMILGRSMTRLYRLAVDALLETHPFSPMAAALDVGTGTGLLAGVLAERGFEVTGIDVSEGMLRAARRRRGGLAAFRVAPAHSASAQPGAPYDLVCSAMLLHGFPRDYRQLVLKDMCRASRRLVMIVDYVPHRSPFTSVVERLEGSHYPGFLREFADDLAASFESMSVRPLSPTCGVYICDGTRNRQGGI; from the coding sequence GTGCCCATTGACGATCAGCGAGACGAGCGGTTCCAAGGCAGCGAAATCAGTCGTGCAAGACGTGAGTTCAACCTGATAGCTCCAGTCTACGACATGATCCTGGGCAGGTCCATGACCCGCCTCTATCGGCTGGCAGTAGATGCCTTGCTGGAGACCCATCCGTTCTCCCCGATGGCCGCAGCCCTAGATGTCGGCACAGGCACTGGCCTTCTTGCAGGGGTTCTGGCGGAACGCGGATTTGAGGTCACTGGAATCGACGTGTCGGAGGGTATGCTCAGAGCGGCGCGGAGGCGACGGGGAGGGCTGGCCGCATTTCGCGTCGCTCCTGCCCATTCAGCCTCCGCTCAACCCGGAGCGCCGTACGACCTGGTCTGCTCGGCAATGCTACTACATGGTTTCCCCCGCGACTATCGCCAACTCGTTCTGAAGGACATGTGCCGCGCTTCTCGTCGCTTGGTGATGATAGTCGACTACGTGCCCCATCGGAGCCCATTCACATCAGTGGTAGAACGCCTTGAGGGGAGTCACTATCCGGGTTTTCTTCGTGAGTTCGCCGATGACCTGGCGGCATCCTTCGAGAGTATGTCCGTCCGACCCCTGAGCCCCACATGTGGGGTGTACATCTGTGATGGAACCCGAAACCGACAAGGTGGCATCTGA
- a CDS encoding YkvA family protein gives MSLDHMPPEEPEQLVRKGFLSKVKKTAGKVPFVPDAVAMHYCAMDPATPLHARAVAFSALAYFVLPVDLIPDAIPGAGFADDASAVWAAIRSLAPYITDEHRRKAADWLGI, from the coding sequence GTGTCTCTTGATCACATGCCGCCCGAAGAACCGGAACAGCTCGTCAGGAAGGGCTTCCTGTCCAAAGTTAAGAAAACCGCTGGAAAGGTTCCGTTCGTTCCTGATGCCGTGGCCATGCACTACTGCGCGATGGATCCAGCGACACCCCTACACGCTCGAGCTGTGGCGTTTAGCGCCCTCGCGTACTTCGTCCTTCCGGTGGACCTCATTCCGGACGCAATTCCCGGCGCCGGTTTCGCCGATGACGCATCTGCCGTCTGGGCAGCGATAAGGTCGTTGGCTCCTTACATCACCGATGAGCATCGCAGGAAAGCCGCTGACTGGCTAGGGATATGA